One part of the Candidatus Saccharimonadales bacterium genome encodes these proteins:
- a CDS encoding DUF5684 domain-containing protein, producing the protein MKSFLASTYDTTLYNDGYLDSSYYAAPSYSPVGTIFYLAFIIFMIVSVWKVFVKAGKPGWASIVPFYNIWVLLEVANRPGWWLILYFIPLVNIVIHFIVSIDVAKAFGKDGAFGFFLIGIFGFIGYPIIAFGKASYKKIAR; encoded by the coding sequence ATGAAAAGCTTTTTAGCATCAACTTACGACACTACTTTATACAACGACGGCTACCTTGATAGCTCGTATTATGCAGCTCCAAGCTACAGCCCAGTGGGAACGATTTTTTACCTCGCGTTCATTATCTTTATGATTGTCTCAGTATGGAAGGTGTTCGTGAAAGCTGGCAAACCTGGCTGGGCTTCGATCGTTCCTTTTTATAACATCTGGGTTTTACTTGAGGTAGCCAATCGACCAGGATGGTGGTTAATCCTTTATTTCATCCCACTGGTTAACATCGTTATCCACTTCATCGTCTCCATTGATGTAGCAAAGGCCTTCGGCAAAGATGGCGCCTTTGGATTCTTCCTTATCGGAATATTCGGCTTCATCGGCTACCCGATCATCGCATTTGGAAAAGCCAGCTACAAAAAAATAGCAAGATAA
- a CDS encoding HNH endonuclease family protein — protein MKEKQRRTFTIIIAVLAICLGLFFSNQPPQSKVESEQISINSENALVALEKLQVKGRAPKTDYSRDQFGDGWDSLDGCDVRNLVLKRDLTESKFDQDGCTVLSGKLHDPYSEKQIDFTKGEATSQLVQIDHVVALSDAWQKGAQDLSAQKRQELANDSLNLLAVDGKLNQQKSDSDAASWLPPNKNYRCAYVARQIAVKTKYLLWVTSAEYTALKNVLQGCPDQVLPVESG, from the coding sequence GTGAAAGAAAAACAGCGTAGAACTTTTACCATAATTATTGCAGTTTTAGCTATTTGCCTGGGCCTGTTTTTCAGCAATCAGCCTCCGCAAAGTAAGGTTGAGAGCGAACAAATATCAATAAATAGCGAGAATGCGCTGGTAGCTCTAGAAAAACTGCAAGTCAAAGGGCGCGCACCAAAAACTGATTACTCACGTGATCAGTTTGGTGATGGCTGGGACAGCTTAGATGGATGCGATGTCAGAAATCTAGTTTTAAAGCGTGATCTAACAGAATCTAAATTTGATCAAGATGGATGTACTGTTTTGTCAGGGAAGTTACATGATCCGTACTCTGAAAAGCAGATAGACTTTACGAAAGGCGAGGCGACAAGTCAGCTCGTTCAGATAGACCACGTAGTAGCCTTATCTGATGCGTGGCAAAAAGGCGCCCAGGACTTAAGTGCTCAAAAACGCCAGGAACTTGCTAACGATTCGCTAAATTTACTAGCGGTAGATGGTAAATTGAACCAGCAGAAAAGTGATAGCGACGCAGCTAGCTGGCTACCACCCAATAAAAATTATAGGTGCGCTTACGTTGCCAGGCAGATCGCAGTTAAGACTAAGTACTTACTCTGGGTTACGTCGGCCGAATACACAGCTTTGAAAAATGTTTTACAAGGATGTCCAGATCAGGTTTTGCCAGTCGAGTCAGGATGA
- a CDS encoding ComEC/Rec2 family competence protein — MKTTTHASWQIAAMSWGVICGAALSCFVNVEINLLIVVIGILGCIVCVAFRFVLLLPLAFAGGLLLGMAVNNFQSNQIEKYQPIYGKQVLVTGIVSEDVSKNEKDEQQIKLTQVSAAGQNLSGVIWLSTRDGNLIKRGDFIAAQGKLDHGFGNIPASIFKAKIIKVEQPVPGDLARIARDWFADAVRIAIPSPQVDLGLGYLLGQQNELPHDLNEKLKLLGLTHVVVASGYNLTILVRFARKSFLNISKRLSVLVTSAMIIGFVLMTGFSPSMSRAAIVTGLCLAAWYYGRNIHPLVLLPFVAATTLLLNPGSINGDLGWYLSFGSFAGVIILAPLVNSFFWRNKDPGILREIFVGTLCAQIVTLPIILLYFGQYSPLALFANVMILPLIPPAMLFIFLAGISGILVPNFAEILGLPAFWILKYMTSIVDWIASIPFAKGEVHFNVLSLIFSYTVIVILTLFLWRATKFNFYKSSVLE, encoded by the coding sequence ATGAAAACAACCACTCATGCTTCATGGCAAATTGCGGCCATGAGCTGGGGAGTAATTTGCGGCGCTGCGCTTTCGTGTTTTGTAAACGTCGAAATTAATCTGTTGATCGTGGTTATTGGCATATTGGGTTGTATAGTATGTGTTGCGTTTAGGTTCGTCCTACTGTTGCCATTGGCTTTTGCTGGCGGCTTGCTTTTAGGAATGGCAGTGAACAACTTTCAATCTAATCAGATTGAAAAATATCAACCTATATACGGAAAACAGGTCTTAGTAACTGGCATTGTATCCGAAGATGTTTCCAAGAACGAAAAAGATGAGCAACAGATTAAACTTACCCAAGTATCGGCAGCGGGTCAAAATTTAAGCGGTGTAATTTGGCTAAGTACGCGCGATGGCAACTTAATAAAACGTGGTGATTTTATAGCAGCACAAGGCAAACTTGACCACGGATTTGGCAATATTCCGGCCTCAATCTTCAAAGCCAAAATTATAAAGGTAGAGCAACCTGTGCCGGGTGACTTAGCGCGCATCGCCCGAGATTGGTTCGCGGATGCAGTTCGCATAGCGATACCATCGCCACAGGTAGACCTTGGGTTGGGTTATCTGCTTGGGCAGCAGAATGAGCTTCCACACGACTTGAATGAAAAACTTAAGCTCCTCGGGTTAACACATGTCGTCGTAGCAAGTGGCTACAATCTTACAATTTTGGTAAGGTTTGCTCGCAAAAGTTTTTTAAATATCTCTAAACGATTGTCGGTGCTAGTAACCTCCGCTATGATAATCGGATTTGTTTTAATGACCGGCTTTAGCCCAAGTATGAGTAGAGCTGCAATTGTGACAGGCCTGTGTTTAGCGGCCTGGTATTATGGACGCAATATTCATCCGCTAGTTTTGCTACCATTTGTAGCCGCAACAACCCTATTATTAAATCCCGGTTCAATTAACGGCGACTTAGGCTGGTACTTATCGTTTGGGTCATTTGCAGGGGTTATTATTTTAGCACCACTCGTCAATTCGTTCTTTTGGCGCAACAAAGATCCTGGCATTTTACGCGAAATTTTCGTTGGTACTCTGTGCGCCCAGATTGTAACGTTGCCAATTATCCTGCTTTATTTTGGCCAATATTCACCACTGGCACTTTTTGCGAATGTGATGATTCTACCTCTCATACCCCCCGCGATGCTGTTTATATTTTTGGCTGGGATCTCAGGAATATTGGTACCAAATTTTGCGGAGATTTTAGGCTTACCGGCATTCTGGATATTAAAATATATGACCAGTATCGTCGACTGGATAGCAAGCATACCATTCGCAAAAGGTGAGGTACACTTTAATGTCCTCTCGCTGATTTTTAGCTATACAGTTATCGTAATCTTAACTTTATTCTTATGGCGCGCTACAAAATTCAACTTTTACAAAAGTAGTGTCTTGGAATAG